In the Brassica napus cultivar Da-Ae chromosome A7, Da-Ae, whole genome shotgun sequence genome, one interval contains:
- the LOC106356064 gene encoding cation/H(+) antiporter 2 produces the protein MDPKLLFCLPQGDALFNPLNTMFIQMACILVFSQLFFLLLKPCGQAGPVAQILAGIVLSPALLSRIPKVKEFFLQKDAADYYSFFSFALRTSFMFLIGLEFDLQFMRRNLKKVTVITISSFVSCGLLSLGFFYLLKPLLHIKEDYFTFFLVLFITLSNTASPVVLRSIADWKLNTSEIGRLTISCALLNELTNVVVYTLIIAVVSGKLIGDLFLFIFMTGALILLNRFLAPWLPKRNPKEKYLSKAETLVFFIFLLIVAITIESYDVNSSVSVFIIGINFPRQGKTHRTLINRLSYPIHEFVLPVYFGYIGFRFSVIGLTRRYYIVLVIIVILTLVGKFIGVISACMYLKIPKKYWLFLPTILSVKGHVGLLLLDANYAEKKWWTTTIHDMVIAALVITTLLSGVLASFILKAREKDFAHQKTSLESHDTNEELRVLSCVYGARCARGEISLISSLSGSHGGSKPFTPLLMHLVPLPKKRKSELLYHEHDEDVHVDDDFGTNESLMVNDSIDSFAKDSKILIQQVKLVTQMVSMHEEICNATEDLRVNIVFLPFHKHQRIDGKTTNDGEHFRQMNRNVLRHAPCSVGILVDRNITGFQQPHGFGSVQNVAVLFFGGPDDREALALCKWFANNTLIHLTIIQFVPEDSHPESPVRNATTRDSSEVLIDVQGRDQSEHEADRSLLEEFHNRFVSTGQVGFIEKRVSNGPHTLTILREIEELYSLFVVGKSRGDCPMTVRMKDWEECPELGTVGDFFASSLDVNASVLVVQRQRNSHDDFIDD, from the exons ATGGATCCAAAGTTGTTGTTCTGTTTGCCGCAAGGAGATGCATTGTTCAACCCTCTTAATACTATGTTTATTCAAATGGCTTGCATTCTCGTCTTCTCTCAGTTGTTCTTTCTCCTCCTCAAACCATGTGGTCAAGCTGGTCCCGTTGCACAGATTCTC gctgGTATTGTGTTGAGCCCTGCTCTGCTCTCAAGAATCCCTAAAGTTAAAGAGTTCTTCCTCCAGAAAGATGCAGCAGATTACTACTCTTTCTTCTCATTCGCTTTACGAACATCTTTCATGTTCTTGATCGGTCTTGAATTCGATCTACAGTTCATGAGAAGAAACTTAAAGAAAGTCACCGTGATAACCATCAGCTCTTTTGTGTCTTGTGGTCTCCTCAGCCTCGGGTTCTTCTATCTCCTCAAACCTTTACTACACATCAAAGAGGACTACTTCACGTTCTTCTTGGTTCTGTTCATTACCTTGTCCAACACGGCATCTCCTGTCGTCCTCCGCTCAATAGCTGATTGGAAACTCAACACATCTGAGATTGGACGGTTGACTATCTCCTGTGCGTTGCTCAATGAGTTAACAAACGTGGTGGTCTACACTCTAATCATCGCGGTCGTATCTGGTAAATTGATAGGGGATCTCTTCCTATTTATTTTCATGACAGGAGCCTTAATCTTGCTCAATAGGTTTCTAGCTCCATGGCTCCCAAAGAGAAACCCTAAAGAGAAATACCTATCAAAAGCTGAAACATtagtcttcttcatcttccttctCATCGTTGCCATAACAATCGAATCATACGATGTTAACTCATCGGTTTCGGTTTTCATCATCGGCATAAACTTTCCAAGGCAAGGGAAAACTCACAGAACGTTGATAAACCGGCTTAGTTACCCGATCCATGAGTTTGTTCTTCCGGTTTACTTTGGTTACATTGGGTTCAGATTCAGCGTCATTGGGTTAACCAGACGATATTACATTGTTCTCGTTATTATAGTGATTCTAACCTTAGTAGGGAAGTTTATTGGTGTGATAAGCGCTTGCATGTACCTGAAGATCCCCAAGAAATATTGGCTTTTCTTACCAACCATTCTCTCTGTTAAAGGCCATGtgggtcttcttcttcttgacgcTAACTACGCCGAAAAG AAATGGTGGACCACAACTATTCATGATATGGTGATAGCGGCTTTGGTGATCACGACTTTACTAAGCGGTGTCCTTGCGTCTTTCATACTTAAAGCAAGAGAAAAAGACTTCGCTCACCAGAAAACTTCTCTTGAGTCTCACGACACGAACGAGGAGCTACGCGTCTTATCTTGCGTCTACGGAGCCCGCTGCGCTCGTGGTGAAATCTCTCTTATCTCGTCCTTGAGCGGCTCTCATGGAGGCTCCAAGCCTTTCACGCCTCTTCTCATGCACCTCGTACCACTCCCGAAGAAACGAAAGTCCGAGCTGTTGTACCACGAGCACGATGAAGATGTGCATGTAGATGATGACTTTGGGACTAACGAAAGTTTGATGGTCAACGATTCTATTGACTCGTTTGCCAAAGACAGCAAAATCTTGATCCAACAGGTGAAGCTCGTGACGCAGATGGTTAGCATGCACGAAGAGATATGTAACGCAACGGAAGATCTTCGCGTTAATATTGTGTTTCTTCCGTTTCATAAACATCAGAGGATCGATGGGAAGACTACAAACGATGGTGAACATTTCAGGCAGATGAACCGTAACGTTCTAAGGCATGCTCCATGTTCGGTTGGTATATTGGTTGACCGGAACATAACCGGGTTTCAACAACCGCATGGGTTTGGTTCGGTACAAAACGTTGCGGTATTGTTCTTTGGTGGTCCGGATGACCGTGAGGCTCTAGCTTTATGTAAATGGTTTGCTAACAACACATTGATACATCTTACAATCATACAGTTCGTTCCCGAGGATTCACATCCAGAGTCTCCAGTTAGGAATGCGACAACACGAGATAGTAGTGAGGTTCTTATAGATGTTCAGGGAAGAGACCAATCGGAACATGAAGCAGACCGAAGTTTATTAGAAGAGTTCCACAATAG GTTTGTGTCAACGGGACAAGTAGGGTTCATAGAGAAGCGTGTGAGCAACGGACCACATACGCTGACGATTCTAAGAGAGATTGAGGAGCTGTATTCACTGTTTGTAGTTGGGAAGAGCAGAGGAGACTGTCCTATGACGGTGAGAATGAAAGATTGGGAAGAGTGTCCGGAGCTTGGTACTGTCGGAGATTTCTTCGCTTCTTCTTTAGATGTAAATGCTTCTGTATTAGTTGTTCAAAGACAAAGAAATTCACATGATGACTTTATAGATGATTAG
- the LOC106354780 gene encoding E3 ubiquitin-protein ligase RGLG4, with amino-acid sequence MSTGMGNFLRKLGSGKSKSSRSFRGERTTSSSVSNEPSPSDASVSVSDKINAAKKKYALIPDRFSSLDQVSKALREAGLESSNLILGIDFTKSNEWTGKTSFEGKCLHALGETPNPYEKAIFVIGQTLAPFDEDNLIPCFGFGDSTTHDEEVFGFHSDNSPCHGFEEVLACYRRIAPNLRLSGPTSYGPLIDAAVDIVEKNNGQFHVLVIVADGQVTRGLDMPEGELSQQEKTTIDAIVNASSYALSIILIGVGDGPWEDMRKFDDKIPKREFDNFQFVNFTEIMKRDTQQSAKETAFALAALMEIPCQYQAAIELGLLGKTTGLAKKINPRPPPVPYTPPVRTGQASSDSDEQTQNCPICLTNRKDVAFGCGHMTCRECGSRISNCPICRVLITSRLRLYT; translated from the exons ATGTCTACGGGTATGGGGAATTTCTTACGGAAGTTGGGAAGTGGTAAGAGCAAGAGCAGTAGAAGTTTTAGGGGAGAGAGAACGACGTCGTCCTCTGTCTCTAATGAACCATCACCGTCTGATGCTTCAGTCTCAGTTTCCGACAAGATCAACGCCGCAAAGAAGAAGTACGCTCTCATCCCTGATCGTTTCTCTTCCTTGGACCAg gtaTCAAAAGCACTAAGAGAAGCTGGTCTTGAATCATCAAATCTCATTCTCGGAATTGATTTCACAAAGAGCAACGAATGGACTG GGAAAACATCCTTCGAAGGAAAATGTCTGCACGCTCTTGGAGAAACTCCAAATCCATATGAAAAGGCCATATTTGTAATAGGCCAAACGTTAGCTCCTTTCGACGAAGACAACCTCATCCCTTGTTTCGGTTTTGGTGACT CAACGACCCATGACGAGGAAGTGTTCGGTTTCCACAGTGATAACTCTCCATGTCACGGCTTTGAAGAGGTCTTAGCATGTTACAGGAGAATCGCACCCAACTTACGTTTATCAG GGCCAACGTCGTATGGACCGCTTATCGACGCTGCGGTCGACATTGTTGAAAAGAACAACGGACAGTTTCATGTTCTGGTGATTGTCGCTGATGGGCAG GTAACGAGAGGTTTGGATATGCCTGAGGGAGAACTCAGTCAACAAGAGAAAACAACTATAGACGCCATTGTAAACGCAAG CTCATATGCATTGTCGATTATTTTAATCGGTGTTGGAGACGGTCCATGGGAAGACATGAGGAAGTTTGATGACAAGATTCCTAAGCGTGAGTTTGACAACTTTCAG TTTGTGAACTTTACAGAGATCATGAAGAGAGATACACAACAGTCTGCCAAAGAAACTGCCTTTGCTCTTGCTGCTTTGATGGAAATTCCCTGCCAGTATCAAGCAGCAATCGAACTCGGCTTACTCGG GAAAACGACGGGCTTAGCCAAGAAAATAAACCCAAGGCCACCACCTGTTCCTTACACGCCTCCAGTTCGCACTGGACAAGCATCATCTGACTCAGACGAACAAACTCAG AACTGCCCGATTTGTCTGACTAACCGAAAAGACGTGGCTTTTGGCTGTGGTCACATG ACTTGTAGAGAATGTGGATCCAGGATATCAAACTGTCCCATCTGCAGAGTACTGATCACAAGCCGGCTAAGGCTTTACACGTGA
- the LOC106354784 gene encoding organic cation/carnitine transporter 5-like, translating to MASSSAPLLTHLEAEDTSSTLTFDTIVEQSLSDFGLRQILQIMFIGLAFTFDSMQIFITVFTDAYPTWHCLDHTICNSDSTNMCGLPRSAWDWDNDFKGKSVISEFDLECSSSFLRGLPTSAFYMGSIVGGVLLSTIPDGFLGRKQLLFLSTSTMSVTGISIFFSSNIWSYVFLKFLVGFARSQTCTYALVLISERVSTRWRPRATMIPFTLFVLGFMSLSGIAYLARHASWRVLYLCTSVPAAVHSIFLLFFALESPRWLHLQGMNQEAIEVLKRISPETRAYLESVSSRLLQQQETPEQAPRYTIKDLFIRNWAFRRIMVVMIIMFGLGMSYYGVPLAVRDIKLSIYLSESLNAMVELPSFVITPILLERFNRRSSVLVNALVGGASGVLCFFLSLFGRTKIAFALELVSFLCARIGFNLMAVYIVELFPTCVRNCAMTMLRQALVVGGACCPIIASVGRHVPSLSFAVFGFAMSGFGLFVLLLPETKGSSLCDTMEAQELRDQALKISPSC from the coding sequence ATGGCTAGTTCGTCAGCTCCATTGTTAACCCATCTCGAAGCTGAAGATACTTCTTCAACTTTGACGTTTGATACCATCGTTGAACAAAGCTTATCAGATTTTGGGCTCCGGCAAATTCTACAGATAATGTTTATAGGGCTTGCCTTCACGTTCGACTCCATGCAGATATTCATCACCGTCTTCACAGACGCATACCCTACATGGCATTGTCTCGACCACACGATCTGCAATTCGGACTCGACCAACATGTGTGGACTACCTAGGTCAGCTTGGGATTGGGACAACGATTTCAAGGGCAAATCCGTCATTTCAGAGTTCGATCTCGAGTGCTCGAGCTCTTTCCTCAGAGGTCTCCCCACCTCTGCTTTCTACATGGGTTCTATAGTTGGAGGGGTTTTACTCTCCACGATCCCTGATGGTTTCTTGGGACGCAAGCAGTTGCTTTTCTTATCGACTTCAACAATGTCCGTAACTGGAATctcaatcttcttctcttccaacATATGGAGCTACGTTTTCTTGAAGTTCTTGGTCGGCTTCGCGCGTTCTCAGACGTGTACGTACGCGTTAGTTTTGATATCCGAGAGAGTTTCCACAAGGTGGAGACCTAGAGCTACTATGATTCCTTTTACTCTCTTTGTGTTAGGGTTTATGTCGCTCTCTGGAATCGCTTACCTTGCTCGTCACGCTTCCTGGAGAGTTCTTTATCTATGCACATCCGTCCCGGCGGCTGTTCACagtatttttctccttttcttcgCCTTAGAGTCTCCTCGTTGGCTTCATCTGCAAGGAATGAACCAAGAAGCCATTGAAGTACTCAAAAGAATCTCACCTGAAACTAGGGCTTACTTGGAATCAGTCTCTTCTAGGTTACTTCAACAACAAGAAACCCCAGAGCAGGCTCCAAGGTACACGATCAAGGATTTATTCATCAGAAACTGGGCTTTTCGACGAATCATGGTTGTTATGATCATAATGTTTGGGTTAGGTATGTCTTACTATGGAGTTCCATTAGCCGTCAGAGACATAAAACTCAGCATCTACTTAAGCGAATCCCTAAACGCAATGGTTGAGTTACCTTCATTTGTCATAACACCGATCTTGCTGGAGAGATTCAACAGAAGAAGCTCTGTTCTTGTCAATGCCTTAGTGGGAGGAGCATCAGGAGTGCTATGTTTCTTCCTAAGCCTCTTCGGAAGAACAAAGATTGCTTTCGCTttagaacttgtttccttcctcTGTGCGAGGATTGGATTCAACTTGATGGCTGTTTACATCGTTGAGCTGTTCCCGACATGCGTGAGAAACTGCGCTATGACGATGCTGAGGCAGGCACTTGTTGTTGGAGGAGCTTGTTGTCCTATCATTGCTTCTGTAGGAAGACATGTTCCATCACTCTCTTTCGCGGTTTTCGGATTTGCAATGTCGGGTTTTGGGTTGTTTGTTTTGCTTCTTCCTGAGACCAAAGGGTCAAGTCTTTGTGATACTATGGAAGCACAAGAGCTGAGAGACCAAGCCTTGAAGATTAGCCCTAGTTGCTGA
- the LOC125576408 gene encoding organic cation/carnitine transporter 5-like: MEDSSAPLLTHIEDEDTSPPLTFDKIFEQSLSDLGLSQFLQILLVGLAFAFDSQQIFITVFTDAYPTWHCLDHTVCNPATTDICELPRSAWEWDGGFKGKTVISEFELECSSSLLRGLPTSAFYLGSIVGGVFMAMIPDSFLGRKQLLFFTTLAMSFTGISIFFSTNIWIYVFLKFIIGFARSQICTYAFNLIGERVSTKWRPRGAMIPFTLFVLGFMSLSGIAYLVRHASWRVLYLCTSVPAAIHSVLIYLFALESPRWLHVQGRNEEATEVLKRISPASRAYLESVSARLPSKDDVESTPSSSIKDLFIRKWAFRRILVVMTIMFGLGMMYYGVPLAVRDIDVNIYLSEALNAAVELPTFVIAPILLEKFNRRSSVLANCLVGGALAVFCFVLTLLGLTNIAFVFELGSFFCARIGFNLMAVYMIEMFPTCVRNFATTMLRLSLVLGGAVCPIIASVGRNVPSFSFAVFGFTVSGLGFFALLLPETKGSSLCDTLEAQEQREQRAMETSNSSC; encoded by the coding sequence ATGGAGGATTCATCAGCACCACTGTTGACACACATCGAAGACGAAGACACTTCTCCACCTTTGACCTTCGACAAGATTTTCGAGCAGAGCTTGTCTGATCTAGGGCTCTCACAGTTCTTACAGATACTTCTTGTCGGGCTCGCCTTCGCCTTCGATTCCCAACAGATATTCATCACCGTCTTCACAGATGCGTACCCTACATGGCACTGTCTCGACCACACGGTTTGCAATCCGGCAACAACCGACATCTGCGAGCTTCCCCGGTCAGCCTGGGAATGGGACGGCGGGTTTAAGGGTAAAACTGTCATTTCAGAGTTCGAACTCGAGTGCTCGAGCTCTCTCCTCAGAGGTCTCCCCACGTCTGCTTTCTACTTGGGCTCTATCGTTGGAGGGGTTTTCATGGCTATGATTCCAGACAGTTTCTTGGGACGGAAGCAACTACTTTTCTTCACAACTCTAGCGATGTCGTTCACTGGAATCTCGATCTTCTTCTCTACCAACATATGGATCTACGTTTTCTTGAAGTTCATTATCGGATTCGCGCGTTCACAGATTTGTACCTACGCGTTCAATCTAATAGGTGAGCGAGTTTCCACCAAATGGAGACCTCGAGGTGCTATGATTCCTTTTACTCTCTTTGTGTTAGGGTTCATGTCTTTGTCTGGAATAGCCTACCTTGTTAGACACGCTTCTTGGAGAGTTCTCTATCTCTGCACATCCGTTCCAGCAGCTATCCATAGTGTTTTAATCTATTTATTCGCCCTAGAGTCTCCTCGTTGGCTTCATGTGCAAGGCAGGAACGAAGAAGCTACTGAAGTACTTAAAAGAATCTCACCTGCAAGCAGAGCTTATTTGGAGTCAGTATCTGCTAGGTTACCTTCAAAAGATGACGTGGAAAGCACTCCAAGCAGCTCGATCAAGGACCTGTTCATCAGAAAATGGGCTTTTCGAAGAATCTTGGTCGTTATGACCATAATGTTCGGGTTAGGTATGATGTACTACGGAGTTCCCTTAGCGGTTAGAGACATAGACGTGAACATTTACCTAAGCGAAGCCCTAAACGCAGCGGTGGAGTTACCTACCTTTGTCATCGCACCAATCTTGCTAGAGAAGTTCAACAGGAGAAGCTCCGTGCTTGCGAACTGCTTGGTCGGAGGAGCATTAGCAGTGTTCTGTTTCGTCCTGACGCTTTTAGGCCTAACGAACATTgcttttgtatttgaacttggcTCCTTCTTCTGCGCTAGGATCGGGTTTAACTTGATGGCAGTTTACATGATTGAGATGTTTCCTACCTGCGTGAGGAACTTTGCGACGACGATGCTTAGACTATCCCTTGTACTTGGAGGAGCTGTTTGTCCAATCATTGCTTCTGTCGGAAGAAATGTTCCGTCGTTCTCTTTTGCCGTTTTTGGGTTTACGGTGTCGGGTCTTGGATTTTTCGCATTGCTTCTTCCTGAGACCAAAGGGTCAAGTCTTTGTGATACATTGGAAGCACAAGAGCAGAGGGAACAACGAGCCATGGAGACTAGCAATAGTAGCTGCTAA
- the LOC106354785 gene encoding uncharacterized protein LOC106354785 codes for MSNSKSYWRKQRWGTPPQTLTPLMEGPDPDMQDERAKKESSWEAIREWFKVHKGISGNMSSPSVQPHCNSYDVAAKGQDVRLLLGVLGCPLAPISVVGSDLLPDDPLLGSFQIKNVPFETSTAHYIIQQYLAATGCLKRAKAAKNMYATGIMKMSCCETEIAAGKSVKTLGGGGNGRSGDSGCFVLWQMHPGMWSLELVLGGTKLISGSDGKTVWRHTPWLGTHAAKGPQRPLRRLIQGLDPKTTAGLFAKAQCLGERRIGDDDCFVLKVSADRDSLIERNDAGAPAEVIRHALYGYFCQKSGLLIYLEDSHLTRVTTISPEDEAVYWETTIGSSIGDYRDVDGVAVAHCGRAVATVFRFGETSLQYSRTRMEEIWRIDDVVFDVPGLSLDSFIPPADIFEDDNNISTPVYSNVNSR; via the exons ATGAGCAACTCAAAATCATACTGGAGGAAGCAAAGATGGGGAACGCCTCCACAAACGCTAACACCATTGATGGAAGGACCAGATCCAGACATGCAAGATGAAAGAGCCAAGAAGGAGAGCTCATGGGAAGCCATTAGAGAATGGTTTAAGGTTCACAAGGGTATTTCTGGAAACATGTCTTCTCCATCCGTACAACCACATTGCAATAGTTATGATGTGGCGGCCAAAGGACAAGACGTGAGGCTCTTGCTCGGCGTCTTAGGTTGTCCTCTTGCTCCAATCTCCGTCGTCGGCTCCGATCTATTACCCGATGACCCTCTTCTTGGCTCTTTCCAAATCAAGAATGTCCCATTT gaGACGTCGACGGCTCATTACATAATACAACAATACTTAGCGGCAACGGGATGTCTAAAGCGAGCTAAGGCGGCTAAGAATATGTACGCGACGGGGATAATGAAAATGAGCTGCTGTGAGACGGAGATAGCCGCCGGAAAAAGCGTTAAGACACTCGGTGGCGGCGGAAATGGTCGGAGCGGAGATAGTGGTTGTTTTGTACTGTGGCAGATGCACCCTGGGATGTGGTCTCTGGAGCTTGTTCTCGGTGGTACTAAACTCATATCAGGCTCTGACGGTAAAACCGTTTGGCGCCATACGCCATGGTTAGGTACTCACGCCGCTAAAGGCCCTCAACGTCCACTTCGTCGTCTCATCCAg GGCTTGGACCCAAAAACAACAGCAGGCCTATTCGCAAAGGCCCAATGCTTAGGCGAGAGAAGAATCGGCGACGACGACTGCTTCGTACTCAAAGTATCCGCCGATCGTGACTCACTGATCGAACGTAACGACGCCGGAGCTCCGGCGGAGGTTATACGCCACGCGCTGTACGGATACTTCTGCCAGAAGAGCGGTCTATTGATCTATTTGGAAGATTCACACCTCACTAGAGTCACGACAATCTCACCAGAAGACGAAGCGGTTTACTGGGAGACGACGATAGGAAGTAGCATCGGAGATTACCGCGACGTTGACGGAGTCGCTGTGGCTCACTGCGGACGTGCCGTCGCGACGGTGTTTCGATTCGGAGAGACGTCGTTGCAGTATAGCAGGACGAGGATGGAGGAGATTTGGAGGATCGACGACGTCGTTTTCGATGTGCCTGGGCTTTCATTGGATTCGTTTATTCCTCCCGCCGATATATTTGAAGATGATAACAACATTAGTACTCCTGTTTACAGCAATGTAAATTCCCGTTAA
- the LOC125576407 gene encoding uncharacterized protein LOC125576407, giving the protein MSFLYEKSDTWRWLVRKTRDSRSFFFTFATVCGVIPGIIGYGVMQATNSTNPELEARLRQSARPETVMMGKVNQERLAEYLGELKQKQDTNDRYVAALRGETLTRKPYQRIQPVPKPNDTVTTKPQ; this is encoded by the exons ATGTCGTTTTTGTATGAGAAGAGCGATACATGGAGATGGCTAGTGAGGAAGACGAGAGATTCGAGATCCTTCTTCTTCACGTTCGCTACCGTATGCGGTGTTATCCCTGGGATAATCGGCTATGGGGTGATGCAGGCCACCAATTCCACTAACCCGGAGCTCGAGGCCCGGCTCCGACAATCCGCCCGACCCGAAACCGTC ATGATGGGTAAAGTAAACCAAGAGAGGCTAGCTGAATACCTCGGGGAGCTGAAACAGAAGCAGGATACCAACGACAGATACGTGGCTGCTCTAAGGGGAGAGACTCTTACCAGGAAGCCTTACCAAAGAATCCAACCAGTGCCAAAGCCCAATGACACGGTCACAACCAAACCTCAGTAA